Sequence from the [Clostridium] scindens genome:
TTCCAAGGCTACCCAGTATCTGCTGGAAAGGCTGGGCGTGTTCTGCACTTATGTGACAGGAACTACCTTGGATGGCCAGAGCCATGCATGGAATCTGGTCAGATGCAGCGGTAATTACTATTATGTGGACACTACGTGGGGAGATCCCGTATTCCAGGCAGCGGAAGGGGAAGAGGTGAACCAGCAGCAGATGATCAGTTATGACTACATGTGCTGCAATGATGAGGAACTGTTCAAGACCCATACGCCGGATCAGGATGTAGCGCTGCCGGCCTGTCAGTCCATGGCGGAAAACTATTATGTTGTCAATGGCATGTATTATGAATCTTATGACAGCAAAGAGGCGCTTCAGAAAATGAATGAAGTCATATCATCCAGGTCCAATCCAGTGGTCTTTAAGTTTGCCGACAGCGGATTGTACGGCCAGGCCCATGACTCCATCCTGCAGGACGTAGTGCGAAGAGCCGCCCAGAATCTGGCAGACTGGTATGGGCTTGGGGAGGTGAAATATCAATACATGGATGAGCCGGAATTGAATAAGATTACGATATTCTGGCAGTACGAATAAAAATTATGTTGAAAATCCATCCTTTTTGTAGTATAATTTTTACAATTTGTGAAGACAAGGATTGTCGACGATAAAATGGTAGAGGAACAGGCAGTTGTGTGCTCGCACAGACTGCCTGTTTTTCAAAAAGCGGCAGCCTTAGGCTCCCAGATACAGGAAGGGAGCCCGCAATAGCAGCAAAAGGAAGGGAAAGGGTGGATATATGAAAGCATTTCTAATACTAGAAGATGGAACCGTCTTTACCGGAACCAGTATTGGCTCCACGAGGGATATGATTAGCGAGATTGTGTTTAACACTTCAATGACCGGATATCTTGAGGTGTTGACCGACCCTTCTTATGCCGGACAGGCAGTGACAATGACCTATCCGCTGATTGGGAATTATGGCATTACGCCGGATATGGAATCGAAGAAGGCGTGGCCCGATGGCTACATTGTAAGGGAACTATCCCGAATGCCAAGCAATTTCCGCTCGCAGGGTACGATCCAGGAGTTCCTGGAAAAGCAGGACATTCCCGGCATCGCAGGGATCGATACCCGGGCGCTGACCAAGATCCTAAGGGAAAAAGGCACGATGAACGGAATGATTACAACCAATGAGGACTATGACATCGATGAAGTGATAACCAGGCTGAAGGCCTACATAGTTGGCGACGTCGTATCAGAAGTCTCATGCAATGAACCATACGTCTTAGAAGGCAATGGACCAAAAGTCGCTCTGATGGACTTTGGAGCAAAGAATAACATTGCCCGATCTTTAAGCCGGCGAGGATGCAAGGTGACGGTATATCCGGCCCATACTTCCGCCGAAGATATCATAAAAGCAGATCCGGACGGAATCATGCTGTCCAACGGTCCCGGAGACCCAGAGACCTGCGTATCTATTATTCAGGAAATCAAGAAATTATACAATTCAGACATTCCAATATTTGCTATTTGTCTGGGGCATCAGCTGATGGCTCTTGCGAATGGCGCAAAGACATACAAATTAAAGTATGGCCATCGGGGCGGAAACCATCCGGTCAAGGATCTGAGCAGCAACAGAGTGTATATCTCGTCCCAGAATCATGGATATGCGGTAGATGCGTCCACCATGGATCCATCCATTGCGAAAGAGGCGTTTGTAAATGTGAATGATGGCACGAATGAGGGGCTTTCCTATGAGGGAAAGAATATCTTCACCGTGCAGTTCCACCCGGAGGCATGCCCGGGACCGCAGGATTCCGGCTATCTGTTTGACCGGTTCATGGATATGATGAAAGGAGCGAGATAATGCCTAGGAATAAAGAGATAAAGAAAGTATTGGTAATCGGCTCCGGCCCAATCATTATCGGCCAGGCCGCAGAATTTGACTATGCCGGCACGCAGGCCTGCCGTTCCTTAAAGGAGGAAGGGCTGGAAGTGGTGCTTCTGAATTCGAACCCTGCCACCATTATGACGGACAAGGACATTGCGGACCGGGTATATATCGAGCCTTTGACGGTAGAAGTAGTCGAGCAGCTGATCTTAAAGGAGAAGCCGGACAGCGTGCTTCCTACCCTGGGAGGCCAGGCTGCCTTGAATCTGGCCATGGAACTGGAGGAAAATGGCTTCTTAAGGCGCAATAATGTGCGTCTGATCGGGACCACCTCCGAGACCATCAAGAAGGCGGAAGACCGTCTGGAATTCAAGACTACCATGGAGAAGATCGGGGAACCTTGCGCGGCATCCCTGGTGGTGGAAACTGTGGAGGCAGGCATCGAGTTCGCGGAAAAGATCGGCTATCCGGTGGTCCTGCGTCCGGCCTACACGCTGGGCGGCAGCGGCGGCGGTATTGCGCAAGACAGAGTGCAGCTGGTGGAAATTCTGGAGAATGGGCTTCGCCTGTCCCGCGTGGGGCAAGTCTTGGTCGAGCGGTGCATTGCCGGCTGGAAGGAGATCGAGTATGAAGTGATGCGGGACGGAAACGGCAACTGCATCACCGTGTGCAATATGGAGAATCTGGATCCGGTAGGCGTGCACACGGGAGACAGCATCGTAGTAGCGCCTTCGCAGACGCTGGGCGACAAAGAATACCAGATGCTGCGTACGTCTGCGCTGAATATTATCAGCGAGCTGAACATTACCGGGGGATGCAACGTGCAGTATGCCCTCCACCCGGAGACCTTTGAGTACTGCGTGATTGAAGTAAATCCGCGTGTCAGCCGTTCTTCAGCCCTGGCATCCAAGGCCACCGGCTATCCCATTGCCAAGGTTGCGGCCAAGATTGCTTTGGGCTATACGCTGGATGAGATACGAAACGCAGTGACCAGGAAGACGTATGCAAGTTTTGAGCCTATGCTGGACTACTGCGTGGTAAAGATTCCAAGGCTTCCTTTTGATAAGTTTATAAGCGCGAAGCGTACGCTCTCCACGCAGATGAAGGCGACAGGGGAAGTGATGAGCATCTGCGATAACTTTGAGGGGGCGCTGATGAAGGCTATCCGTTCGCTGGAACAGCATGTGGACAGCCTGATGTCCTATGATTTTACCCATTTGACGGATGAGGAACTGCAAGAGGAACTGGCCGTCGTAGACGACCGCCGCATCTGGAAGATCGCAGAAGCCATCCGAAGAGGAATGGGGTATGAAGAGATTCATTATATCACGAAGATTGATCAATGGTTTATCGACAAGATCGCCATTCTTGTAGAAATGGAGCAAAAATTGCAGAACCATTCTTTAAACGCACAGACATTGAGGGAAGCTAAGCGCCTGGAATTCCCGGACAGCGTGATCGCAAGGCTGACAGGCAATACAGAGCGCCAGATTCATGATATGCGGCTGGAGTATGGAATTACGGCATCCTATAAGATGGTTGACACCTGCGCGGCAGAATTCGCGGCAGAGACTCCTTACTACTATTCGGTGTTTGGCAGTGAGAATGAGGCGGTACAGACTTCCGGAAGGAAGAAGGTCCTGGTTCTGGGCTCCGGCCCGATCCGTATCGGACAGGGCATCGAGTTTGACTTCTGCTCCGTGCACTGTACCTGGGCATTTGCCAAGGAAGGGTATGAGACGATCATCGTCAATAATAACCCGGAGACGGTCAGCACCGACTTTGATATCGCGGATAAACTGTATTTCGAGCCCCTTACGCCGGAAGATGTGGAAAGCATCGTAGACTTGGAGCAGCCGGACGGGGCTGTGGTCCAGTTTGGAGGCCAGACGGCCATCAAGCTGACGGAGGCGCTGATGAAGATGGGCGTTCCAATTCTTGGGACATCCGCAGAGAATGTAGACGCGGCAGAAGACCGGGAACTATTCGACGAGATCCTGGAGCAGTGCCAGATTCCAAGGCCTACAGGCGGGACCGTATTTACGGCCGAAGAGGCCAAAGAAGTTGCAGGGAGGCTTGGCTATCCGGTTCTTGTAAGGCCATCCTACGTTCTTGGAGGCCAGGGGATGCAGATTGCCATCAACGACCATGATATCGACGAGTTCATCGGCATCATCAACCGAATTGCCCAGGATCACCCGATTCTGGTAGATAAATATCTCCAGGGAAAGGAGATCGAGGTGGATGCCGTATGCGACGGAGAGGATATCCTGATACCAGGCATTATGGAGCATATAGAACGGGCCGGAATCCATTCCGGCGATAGCATCTCCGTGTATCCGGCACAAAGCATATCGGAGAAGACTAAGCGTACGATTGAGGACTACACGAAGAAACTGGCGCGCTCTTTGCATGTCATTGGGCTGATCAATATCCAGTTTATCGTGTGCGGGGAGGATGTGTATGTGATTGAGGTAAATCCCAGATCCAGCCGTACGGTTCCGTATATCAGCAAGGTGACGGGAATCCCCATCGTTCCCCTGGCAACGAAGGTTATCATCGGACATAAGATCCGGGAGCTGGGCTATGAACCCGGACTTCAGCCGGAAGCGGATTATTTTGCCGTCAAGATGCCGGTATTCTCTTTTGAGAAGATCCGGGGAGCGGATATCAGCCTTGGGCCTGAGATGAAGTCCACCGGCGAATGCCTCGGAATTGCAAGGACCTTTGACGAGGCCTTGTACAAGGCCTTCCTTGGCGCGGGCATCAAGCTTCCAAAGTATAAGAATATGATCCTCACGGTGCGGGATGAGGACAAGGAAGAGGCGGTGGAGATCGGCCGCAGGTTTGAGCGGATCGGATACCGTATATTTGCCACCAGAGGAACGGCCGAAGCCCTGAAGGCAGGAGGGGTGAAGGCCAATGCGGTCAATAAGATCGAGCAGGAGTCCCCGAACCTTATGGATCTGATTCTGGGACATAAGATTGATCTTGTCATAGACACGCCGCCTCAGGGAGCAGACCGTTCCAGGGATGGATTCGTTATCCGCAGAAATGCCATCGAGACCGGCGTCAATGTGCTTACGGCCATTGATACGGCAAAGGCTTTGATCACCAGCCTGGAGAACACGGATATCAAGAAACTGACGTTGATCGATATCGCCAGGATATAAAGATAAAAGAACCGGAGTCTCAAACTCTCTTTCAGAGAAACAAGCGATATGACAGGCTTGTATTCCTGAAAGAGAGTTTTTTAAATAGTTTGCAGATGATCTGATCATTTTGCTTTCCTCACCCGTTATCTATATAGGGGACGCCCTTAAGGAGGATTGGTTTTGACGCGCGAAAATGAACTGTTACGGAAAATTGAAAAAGGCGATGCATCATGCTGGGAAGAACTGGCTGCCATGTACTACGACGACATCCTCCGCTACTGCCTGTACCACACCAGGGATCGGGAAACGGCAGAAGATGCCGTGCAGGAGACGTTTCTTAAGGTGATCCGCTATTTCCCAAGATATAAGAATAAGGGGAAGTTCCGGGCATTCCTATATAAGGTAGCTTCCAATACTTGCGTGGACACGTGGAGGCAGAGCAGGGAAATGCATCTGACGGAACAGATCGAATATCAGGAGGCAGGGTTTGCGCATTCTGAATCCGAGGAAGGGTTCCGGCAGATCGTGGAGATGCTGCCCGAAGACCAAAGGGAAGTCATATACCTGCGTTTTGCCCATGATCTTACCCTGCGGGAGACCGCCAAGGTGTTGGGAATCCCGATGCGAACGGTCCAATCCCGGCAAAGAGCCGGATTAAAAAAGATTGAAGAAAAGATCGGAAAGGAGGAAGCGCGTTGAGAAAAACGTTAGAAAAAGAACTGGCTGCGGCACTGAAAGCAAAACTTCCAGAGAATACAAACGCGCATAAAGAGCAGATGCTGGAATCCATCCGGCAGATGCAGGCGCTTAAGCAGAGAGGAAGAAAGATAGGATTTATAAGATTCCTCCTTCGACAGGTTCCGTTTGTAGCAAAAAAGCTCTGGGCGATGCAGGGACTTATGGCTATGGCAGTATTCGTAGTTTTATATAGTACGCTGGATGGGGATCTTGGGTATCTCGGCATCCGCCATATCCCGGCTTTGCTGGGAGGGCTGGCGGTATCTCAGATCATGCTGGCGATACCGTTCATGCAACGTTCATTCCAGTATCGCATGTATGAGATCGAAGCGTCTACCAGACTGTCCTATACAAGCCTTGTCATGGCGAATATGATCCTGATGGCAGCAGGCAGCATGGCCGTATTTTCCATCTGTGCCGTTGTGACCTCGATTGGCCTGAAACTGCCGGGCATGGATATGATGCTGTATTTCCTTCTTCCATTTCTCGTGGCAGGCAGCGGATGCTTCTGGATACTGAATGGAATTAGAAGGTCCGGAAATCAGGATGTGGGGACCGGAATCTGCGAAGGATATTGTGCAGGCCTTATGGCGGCATTGCTGCTTCTAGCCAAGGCGATGCCCCAGGTCTACGAAACGATGGCCGCGTGGCGCATAGCCATGCTGATCATGCTGCCGGCGTCAGCCGTATCTGTATACTGGTTTATCAGACAATCCTCGCCAGAAAGGAGTGCTTATGAAATTAGAAATCTGTGATATTACAAAGCAATACAAAGACAAGCGGGCAGTGGATCATGTATCCCTGACGCTGACGCCCGGCATATGGGGGCTTTTGGGAGCCAATGGCGCAGGAAAGACCACCCTTATGCGTATGATAGCAGGAATCCAAAAGCCTACATCAGGATGTATCCGGTATGATGGCATTGAGATTGGAACATTAAAGGAAGCCTACCGGGATGTCTTTGGATACCTGCCGCAGGAGTTTGGATTCTATCCAGGCTTCCATGTATGGGAGTATCTGGAATATATCGCGGCTCTCAAAGGCCTTGGAAAGGCGGAGACAAAGAAGAAGATTGAAGGGCTTCTGGAAATGCTGTCGCTTCAGGAGGTAAGAAAGAAGCAGATATCCAAACTGTCCGGAGGCATGAAGCGCAGGGTTGGAATTGCGCAGGCAATGCTCAATGATCCGGAAGTGCTGATCTTAGATGAGCCTACCAGCGGGCTGGACCCAGGAGAGAGAGTCCGGTTCCGCAACCTTCTCTCAGAATTTGCCAGGGGCAGGATCGTGCTGATATCTACGCATATCGTCTCAGATGTGGAATATATTGCTACCTGCAATGCGATCATGAAAGAAGGGAAGATTATTGCCACCGGGGAGACGGAAAAACTGGTGCGGGAAGTGGACGGGAAGGTATGGAATGCCCAGATCGATCCCAGGGAGCTTGCAGCTTTTGAACAGAGGGTGCCAATACTAAATGTCTATAATAAAGAGGATGGAGACTTGCAGGTCCGCTATCTGGCGGATTCGGCTGTTATACCAGGCTCAGTAAAAGCGGAGCCACGAATGGAAGACTTATATCTGTGGCTGTTCCCGGAACATGCAAGAGAGGAGGCAGTAAGATGAGACTGTTATGCTTAGAACTAAAGAGGCTTGTTAAGACCCGCTCAACCTGGATGCTTCTTGCTGCCGCCTTGATCCTGTCAGCGGTACTGGCATATTTTCCCATATCTTTCGTGACTTCCTATAAGACAGATGCAAATGGGAATACGGTGAAGCTTACAGGGATAGAAGCAATCCAGAATAAGAAGGAGCAGGAGCAGGCCATAGCCGGGTTGATAACGGAGGAAAAGGTGGCAAAGGCAGTCAAGGACTTTCGGGAATGCTATCAGGAATATGGAAGCGCTTTTCCTCCGGAGGTTCCGATGGAGGTGTATAATGAGAAGATAGCGCCCCAGTATCCGGTTCTGGAACAGGCAGCCAGGGTGCTTGCAGATTCTCAGGTGTACGTGGATACCATGACGGACGCGGATATTTCTCCCGAAGATGCCACCGGGTTTTATGAAAAATACCGAGAACGTTTGAAACAGATGGGAAAGGATGAGAAAGAGCAGGTAGAGATCGAAAGACTCAGCGCGGATATTGAGACGCCGTTTACCTATGTGCCGGGGTTTTCTTCGGAATCCTATGATTATCTGGTCTTGTATCTGTTTCTTCTGATGTTTATCTTCGCGGTTATCGCAGCGCCTGTGTTCTGCGCAGAGTATCAGACCGGCGCTGACAGCATCCTTCGCTGCGCTAAGTATGGACGCATGCGGCTGGCCGCTACAAAGATCGGGGCCATGCTGATCATTTTCCTGGCGACGTTCTGCGCGGGAACCGCGGTCTTCCTTCTGATTACGAATCAGGCCTTCGGATGGGAAGGACTTCAAACTTCCCTGCAGATGCTGCGGTCAGCATTCGTGATGCCGCAGATGACGCTGGGAGAGGCCTGGACAACTGTCGTGCTGGCAGGCTTATGCTCCCTTCTTGCCACAGTCTGTGCTGCCCTATATCTGTCTTCCAGGTGCAGGAACGTGCAGTCTGCCATCATAGGAAGCATTGTACTGTGCATGCTGCCGACCATCATTTATATGGTGTCAAGCAGCAATGTGGCAGACATTCTAAGATGTATATTCCCATCAGGGGGAATCGGCTTGACGAATAGTTTTTTCTATGAATTGATGGGACTGCATTTTATCCACCTTGGCACTGGATATATCTGGACGCCGTATCTGATCATGGGCGCCGCAATCCTTGAGATTCCGCTGTTTCTGGTGTTGACCGCAGTGACTTACTGCCGTCGGGAATCTATTTAGATTTGACAGAAATGTGAAGATATGTTACGATACCCACTGTTGCAAATGTAACAAATTTGTAATAATTGTAATAAAGTTGAAATTTTTGAATATACTTTATTAAGACAATGTTCATGCATTGCAACAATAGGAGGGTATAAATTCATGATAAAAAATAAGAGACTGAGTTCGATGTTCGCGCTGTTTTCAGCCTGTTCATTGATGACAGTAGGATTTACCAGTCAGGCAGCCTCTTTACAGCCGGAAGTAAAGACTGCGGTAAGTACGAAGGAGAATATAGCGTCTGAAATACAATTGAATGCCTTGCAGGCAGTTCCGGCCAATATAGTAACATGTGCCAATTCGGCAGTAGACGAAGAAGTGAAAATAGCAGCCGAGGAAGCGGCAAGAAGGGAGCAGGAGGCGAGAGAGCAGGCAGAGCGCGAAGCCGAGGCTCAAAGAGCCGCGGTTCTTAAGCAAAGCCAGACGCTTCTTGCGTCCATCATCTTCTGCGAGGCCGGAAACCAGCCTTATGAGGGACAGGTAGCCGTAGGAGCGGTGGTTATGAACCGCGTAAACAGCGGCATCTATCCGAACAGCATAGAGGAAGTCATCTACCAGCCCGGCCAGTTTGGCCCGGTATCCACAGGATGGCTGGACAAAGTCAGAAGTTCCGGCGGCTATACCGATTCGGCCATGCAGGCGGCGGCAGACGCGCTGTCAGGAGCCAATCCGGTGGGCGGATGCCTATATTTTGACCAGGGCGGCTATGGCATGAGGATTGGAGACCACTACTTCCATTAATTTGACAAAACCACAAGAATTGTATAGGATGAAAGAGCAGGGGATATTAAGTCTTCTGCTCTTATTTTAACTTGCAGGATGGAGGAAAATCCGTGTATAGAATATTAGTGGTTGAAGACGACATGACCATCGCAAAAGCGCTGGCATCCCATTTGCGTAAATGGGACTATGAAGTGGCATGCGTAGAAGACTTTAAAAACGTAATGGAAATATTTGCGGAATATGATCCGCAGCTGGTGCTGCTGGACATCGTGCTGCCATTTTTTAATGGGTTTCACTGGTGCCAGGAGATCCGTCAGCTGTCAAAGGTGCCCATCATCTTTATCTCTTCGGCGGGGGATAATATGAACATTGTTATGGCGATGAATATGGGCGGGGATGAATTCATTGAAAAGCCCTTTGACCTGAACGTGGTGACGGCGAAAGTCCAGGCAATGCTAAGGAGAACCTATGCATTCCATGGCTCTGCCAATATCATTGAGCATCATGGGCTGCTGCTGAACCTGGGGGACGCATCTCTATCCTACCAGGGCGAAAAGATCGAGCTGACTAAGAATGAATTTAAGATATTCCAGACCCTGCTTGAGAATGCGGGCAAGATAGTCCCGCGGGATGATCTGATCACCCGGCTGTGGGAGAGCGACGAGTTCATTGACGAGAATACGCTGACGGTGAATATCGCGAGGCTTCGGAAGAAACTTGGCATTGCAGGCCTGGAAGACTGGATCGTAACGAAAAAAGGAATAGGATATATGGTGCAGGCATGAGATTGACAGGAAGATATATCAGGGATCATATCAGGGGAATAGGCATGTACGCCGGGATCATGGCCATATTTGCCTTGCTATTCTATTTGTATAATATCCCAATGGATGCGCTGGAATACGCCTTGCTTCTGAGTCTATTGTGGATTCTTGGATTTGTGGCGGCGGATTTTATGAACTGCAGAAGAAAGCACAGGGAACTGTTAAGGATGAAAGGAATCCTCCAGGTAAAATGGGAAGAATTGCCGAAGGCGGATACCCTGGCAGAATGGGACTACCAGCAGATAGTAAATGCGCTGTTTGAGAGCAGAAGCGAACTGGAGTCGGCGGCGCAGCTAAGCAGGCAGGATATGCTGGACTATTATGTGCTGTGGGCTCATCAGATCAAGACGCCGATCGCCGCCATGCGTATCCTTCTGCAGTCCCAGGAACTGACAGAAGAAAACGAAGAAGCGGTTAAGACTTTGAAGATGGAGCTATTTAAGATCGAGCAATATGTGGAAATGGTGCTGACCTATCTTCGGATGGAGTCCATGTCCTCGGATATGGTGCTTCAATGGTATGCCGCGGACGATATCGTGAAGCAGGCAGTCAAGAAATACTCCCAGCTGTTTATCCTGAAAAAGATCGCGCTTCGGATGGACATGCCAGAGGAGATGATCCTGACGGATGAGAAGTGGCTGGCCTTTGTCGTAGAGCAGATATTGTCCAATGCGCTGAAGTATACCAGCGAAGGGACGGTGTCTGTCTATATGAAGGAGAAGGAGCTGGTCATTGAAGATACGGGCATCGGGATCCAGGAAGAGGATGTTCCACGGGTGTTTGAAAAGGGATTTACCGGATTTAATGGACGAAGGGACAAGAAATCCACCGGCATCGGGCTGTATCTGTGCAAGACGATTCTGGACAGGCTGGGACACAGCATCCGTATAGAGTCGAAGGTGGGAGAGGGCACAAAAGTATTCCTCTATCTTGAAAGGGATATGCTTGATCCAGAGTAAGCGGCCGCCCGGCAAATCACAGAAGCTGTTCCAACGCCTGCTGATCAAGCAGGATCAATACATGGCCTTTGATGCGGAAATATCCCGCGTTCTCCATATGCTTGAGTTCCTGGTTTAAGGAAGAGCGGGATACATGGAGAGTATTGGCCCAGACTGTCTGAGATCTGGGGAGGGGAATATGCTCATCCTGGGACAGGTTATTCATGCTAAGAAGCCAGAAGGCGATCCGCTGGTGAATGGTCTGATAATGAAGGCAGTTCAGCAATGTCTGGTTCTTCATTCCCCGATGGGCGATATACAGCATAAAGGAATAGAGCATATCGTGATCTTCTTGTATCATACGCTCAAAAACAGAAGCCGGCATCCAGGCGACTTCTGTTTTTTTACGGCGATGAGGGAATAGGAATATATTTTATTCCCGGTAAAATAGAGGAACTCTGGAAAGATGTCATTATCCTCAAAGTATGCGCAGAATACATCATCGCCATTGACGGTATACTTTTCCGCCTTCAGGCAGCCATCCAGTACGATGCCGAACTCTTTGATCGCGGCACCTATTGGATGAATGACATATGCTGTCTTATAGGTTTCATAACGCAAGTATTGAGCATAGGTCTTATGATGCAGGCATTGATAGGCAAATGTCGTATCCACCAGAGTCCCTCCTTGCTTTTATACGAGTGCCTGATCCAGGAAATCACAGACATCATCGTAGTCTCGTTCTCCATTGAAACGCTGTATCTCTTTTCCGTGCTGGCAGACCATTACGACAGGTATGCCTTGTACGTTGCATGCGTCCACGATATCCTTATTCTCATCCACATTGACATAGCGGATATGGAAGCTGTCGTTAAATTCTTCATTCAAGGCTTCCTCAAGGACCGGATGAAGTGCTTTGCAGTGTACGCAGCGTTCAGCGCCGAATAAGATCAGAACAGGCTTATCGTCTTGTTTCAGTACCATGTCATTCCAATCTGACATGGAGTTGACCGGCTTAAATACATCCGTGTCAACTTGGAAGATCTTCTCTCGCTTTGACAGGTCTTCCTCGTCATCCGTCGCTACGCATAGGGCAACGTCCTGATAATAAGGAAGGGTTCCTTCTACATTGACAAACGTCTTGGCGCCAAATGATCCAGCGTTTGGCACGCGGAATTCAATGTTGTTGATCGGAGGAATCGGTATTTCCTTTGGCGCAGGCTCCTGCGGCACATAACTGTAAGGATAGCGGTAGGCGCGATAGATCATGTTGTTCTTTGGGCCGGTCTCGTTGTGCGTATAGTAGGGGGAGATCCACTCCCATACGATTTCATGATCCGTTGTTACTTCTATTATACGCCCGTCGCTTCCTTCTGTCACGAGGGTATTTCCATTTGGCAGGCGCTGGGCGCTGGAAACATAGGGACTGTAGAACTTGCTTGCATCCGTAGGGATTGCGTTTCCAAGTTCCTTGGGAGTCAGTTTCCATACGACTTCCAAAGTAACCGGATTGAATTCCAGTACGCGGCTGTAATCACGCAAGGCATTTTTCGAGCCGTTCCTGGAGCCTGGGTTTGGCACGCCATAGCCGGCCCAGCCGCCATTGTCGAATACCAGCAGATTGCCTTCTCCCGGAAGACCCTTTGGTATCATATGGAAATGATGCTGTCCGATGATCCAGCCTAATTTCCTGAGTTCGGGAGTCGCGTTAAAGTCCGGCCCGATCCTCCAGACGATATGCCCGGTCTCTTTATCCAGGATCGCCAGAATATTGGACTCGCGGCAGTCAAAGATAATGTTGTCAGGCTTGAAACGCTGGTCGCCCTGGTCATACCATTTGTTAGGCCCGAGGTAGCTCATGCAGTTGACGTGCTGATAGTCGCCAACTCCTCCGTCCGATGAACGCATATTTGGATTCCGGGCCAGGATATTAAGGGCGGCCTCGTCAAATCCAAGTTCGTCAAAGTGATCGGTGATGGACCATTTCCACAGGATGTTTCCTTCCCAGTCTACCTCGATCATGCAGTCATCCAGCAGTTTTTTGTCGGATACCTTGGGATTGTGCAGCGTCTGGTGTACCAGGATCAGAGTATTGCCTTCTAGTGGCTTTGCGTCCATGCCGGGAACATAATATCCTACCGGATTGCCTTCCCGCTGATAGTCATGGTGCTGGCGCGCCATCCAGCGGTGATCCCTTCCAGGGTCGTTGATTTCCTCAAACTTGTCAAATTCCCATATGATATTTCCGTCATAATCGATCTCGATCAGGTTGACGCCGTCCTGCATTCCATAATCAGGATGACGGTAGCCGGATAATCCCATGACGTATCCGCCGGGCAGAAGCTTAGGCGGCATGGCCTGCATATTCCACCTTCTGATCTCGTTGCCGTTCATGTCGAAGAGCAGCACGCCGTCGTTGATCAGCGGCACGATGGTGTATCCGTTCCAGCATTTCTCCGGGTTATAGACTGTTACTCCGTGAGGGAAAACACTTGGCTGTCCCATAATTCATTCCTCCATTCTATTGTTCCACTTTTATAAGTTTACCGTTATCATAGTAAGCGCAGGCCGGCGATGCATGCAGATCCAGCCGGTCATATAGTAATGTCTGCCTTGTAATGTCCTGGCGGACAATCTG
This genomic interval carries:
- a CDS encoding ABC transporter permease, yielding MRLLCLELKRLVKTRSTWMLLAAALILSAVLAYFPISFVTSYKTDANGNTVKLTGIEAIQNKKEQEQAIAGLITEEKVAKAVKDFRECYQEYGSAFPPEVPMEVYNEKIAPQYPVLEQAARVLADSQVYVDTMTDADISPEDATGFYEKYRERLKQMGKDEKEQVEIERLSADIETPFTYVPGFSSESYDYLVLYLFLLMFIFAVIAAPVFCAEYQTGADSILRCAKYGRMRLAATKIGAMLIIFLATFCAGTAVFLLITNQAFGWEGLQTSLQMLRSAFVMPQMTLGEAWTTVVLAGLCSLLATVCAALYLSSRCRNVQSAIIGSIVLCMLPTIIYMVSSSNVADILRCIFPSGGIGLTNSFFYELMGLHFIHLGTGYIWTPYLIMGAAILEIPLFLVLTAVTYCRRESI
- a CDS encoding cell wall hydrolase, with the translated sequence MIKNKRLSSMFALFSACSLMTVGFTSQAASLQPEVKTAVSTKENIASEIQLNALQAVPANIVTCANSAVDEEVKIAAEEAARREQEAREQAEREAEAQRAAVLKQSQTLLASIIFCEAGNQPYEGQVAVGAVVMNRVNSGIYPNSIEEVIYQPGQFGPVSTGWLDKVRSSGGYTDSAMQAAADALSGANPVGGCLYFDQGGYGMRIGDHYFH
- a CDS encoding response regulator transcription factor; this translates as MYRILVVEDDMTIAKALASHLRKWDYEVACVEDFKNVMEIFAEYDPQLVLLDIVLPFFNGFHWCQEIRQLSKVPIIFISSAGDNMNIVMAMNMGGDEFIEKPFDLNVVTAKVQAMLRRTYAFHGSANIIEHHGLLLNLGDASLSYQGEKIELTKNEFKIFQTLLENAGKIVPRDDLITRLWESDEFIDENTLTVNIARLRKKLGIAGLEDWIVTKKGIGYMVQA
- a CDS encoding sensor histidine kinase translates to MRLTGRYIRDHIRGIGMYAGIMAIFALLFYLYNIPMDALEYALLLSLLWILGFVAADFMNCRRKHRELLRMKGILQVKWEELPKADTLAEWDYQQIVNALFESRSELESAAQLSRQDMLDYYVLWAHQIKTPIAAMRILLQSQELTEENEEAVKTLKMELFKIEQYVEMVLTYLRMESMSSDMVLQWYAADDIVKQAVKKYSQLFILKKIALRMDMPEEMILTDEKWLAFVVEQILSNALKYTSEGTVSVYMKEKELVIEDTGIGIQEEDVPRVFEKGFTGFNGRRDKKSTGIGLYLCKTILDRLGHSIRIESKVGEGTKVFLYLERDMLDPE
- a CDS encoding Crp/Fnr family transcriptional regulator translates to MLYSFMLYIAHRGMKNQTLLNCLHYQTIHQRIAFWLLSMNNLSQDEHIPLPRSQTVWANTLHVSRSSLNQELKHMENAGYFRIKGHVLILLDQQALEQLL
- a CDS encoding aryl-sulfate sulfotransferase encodes the protein MGQPSVFPHGVTVYNPEKCWNGYTIVPLINDGVLLFDMNGNEIRRWNMQAMPPKLLPGGYVMGLSGYRHPDYGMQDGVNLIEIDYDGNIIWEFDKFEEINDPGRDHRWMARQHHDYQREGNPVGYYVPGMDAKPLEGNTLILVHQTLHNPKVSDKKLLDDCMIEVDWEGNILWKWSITDHFDELGFDEAALNILARNPNMRSSDGGVGDYQHVNCMSYLGPNKWYDQGDQRFKPDNIIFDCRESNILAILDKETGHIVWRIGPDFNATPELRKLGWIIGQHHFHMIPKGLPGEGNLLVFDNGGWAGYGVPNPGSRNGSKNALRDYSRVLEFNPVTLEVVWKLTPKELGNAIPTDASKFYSPYVSSAQRLPNGNTLVTEGSDGRIIEVTTDHEIVWEWISPYYTHNETGPKNNMIYRAYRYPYSYVPQEPAPKEIPIPPINNIEFRVPNAGSFGAKTFVNVEGTLPYYQDVALCVATDDEEDLSKREKIFQVDTDVFKPVNSMSDWNDMVLKQDDKPVLILFGAERCVHCKALHPVLEEALNEEFNDSFHIRYVNVDENKDIVDACNVQGIPVVMVCQHGKEIQRFNGERDYDDVCDFLDQALV